In the genome of bacterium, one region contains:
- a CDS encoding N-6 DNA methylase — translation MLDQTTKRKLDSARQILVGKVPDPKAQVEQITTALVYKFMDDMDKESEELGGEAKFFANGFSQYAWTKLLDNKLSGQERLDLYVQAITNMSKNPHIPQLFRDIFKGAFLPYNDPRTLSLFLKEINEFNYEHSENLGNAFEYLLSILGSQGDAGQFRTPRHIIDFIVEVVDPKKNETILDPACGTAGFLISAYKHILKTNKEKPLTPDEKLKLMNNLAGYDISPDMVKLALVNMYLHGFPEPKIHEYDSLTSEKRWDETFDVIMANPPFMTPRGGVVPHKRFSIQANRAEVLFVDYIIEHLNISGRGGIVVPEGIMFQTSNANQSLRKKMVEDGLYAIVSLPVGIFNPYSATIKTSVLFFDNSISKKVKDILFINVEADGYDLGAKRQKIEKNDLPEALQVITDWKNGKKNPSKKVFWVSKDEILNHSEVSLNYKTYFQTDHRGKSKWESVKLGDICKIRTGKKNVNEGNPNGKYPFFTCAQNHTYSDVFSFDAEAILIAGNGDVGTVTYFKGKFEAYQRTYVLTDFVNIEPKYLYFVLKNTLKDSVLQQKLGNTMAYIKLGAIQNFSFPLPPMEVQKKIMKKIEERENQIKEYENSIHKLKEDIKVKIFSE, via the coding sequence ATGCTTGATCAAACTACAAAACGAAAACTAGACTCTGCCCGACAAATTCTTGTCGGTAAAGTGCCAGACCCAAAAGCTCAAGTTGAACAAATCACGACCGCTCTTGTCTATAAGTTTATGGACGATATGGACAAGGAATCTGAAGAACTCGGCGGAGAGGCAAAATTTTTCGCCAACGGATTTTCGCAATACGCTTGGACGAAACTTTTGGACAATAAACTTTCGGGGCAAGAACGCCTTGATTTGTATGTTCAAGCAATTACGAATATGTCGAAAAATCCGCATATTCCGCAATTGTTCCGTGATATTTTCAAAGGCGCGTTTTTGCCATACAACGACCCTCGCACGCTTTCGCTATTCCTCAAAGAGATCAACGAATTTAATTACGAACACAGCGAAAATTTAGGCAATGCTTTTGAATATTTGCTTTCTATTCTCGGAAGCCAAGGCGACGCGGGACAATTCCGCACGCCTCGCCACATTATTGATTTTATTGTTGAAGTTGTTGATCCAAAAAAGAACGAAACAATTCTTGATCCCGCTTGCGGAACGGCTGGATTTTTGATTTCTGCCTACAAGCACATTTTGAAAACCAACAAAGAAAAACCGCTCACGCCAGACGAAAAATTAAAATTGATGAATAATTTGGCAGGCTATGATATTTCGCCTGATATGGTGAAATTGGCGCTTGTGAATATGTATCTGCACGGATTCCCAGAGCCAAAAATTCACGAGTATGATTCGCTGACCAGTGAAAAGCGTTGGGACGAAACTTTTGATGTGATAATGGCAAATCCTCCTTTTATGACACCTCGTGGAGGAGTAGTGCCACACAAGCGATTTTCTATACAGGCAAATCGTGCAGAAGTTTTGTTTGTTGATTACATCATAGAACATTTAAATATCAGTGGTCGAGGTGGAATTGTAGTCCCTGAGGGAATAATGTTTCAAACAAGCAATGCTAATCAATCGTTAAGAAAAAAAATGGTAGAAGATGGGTTATATGCGATCGTTTCTTTGCCAGTAGGAATTTTTAATCCATATTCCGCAACGATTAAAACAAGTGTACTTTTTTTTGACAATTCAATTTCAAAAAAAGTTAAAGATATTTTGTTTATTAATGTTGAAGCAGACGGCTATGATCTCGGTGCAAAACGACAAAAAATAGAAAAAAATGATTTGCCTGAAGCCCTCCAAGTAATCACTGATTGGAAAAATGGCAAAAAGAATCCAAGCAAAAAAGTTTTTTGGGTAAGTAAAGACGAGATATTAAACCACAGTGAAGTTAGTCTAAATTACAAAACATATTTTCAAACTGACCACCGAGGAAAAAGTAAGTGGGAAAGCGTTAAACTTGGCGACATTTGCAAAATAAGAACGGGAAAGAAAAATGTTAATGAAGGCAATCCAAATGGAAAGTACCCTTTTTTTACTTGCGCCCAAAATCATACTTATAGTGATGTTTTTTCATTTGATGCAGAAGCGATACTTATAGCAGGCAACGGAGATGTTGGCACAGTAACTTATTTTAAGGGTAAATTTGAAGCATACCAAAGAACATATGTTCTAACTGATTTTGTTAATATTGAACCTAAATACTTATATTTCGTGTTAAAGAACACTTTGAAAGATTCTGTTCTACAACAAAAACTGGGAAATACTATGGCGTATATCAAATTAGGTGCAATCCAAAATTTTAGTTTTCCGTTACCTCCAATGGAAGTACAAAAAAAGATAATGAAAAAGATTGAAGAAAGAGAAAATCAAATAAAGGAATATGAAAATTCAATACATAAACTCAAGGAAGATATAAAAGTGAAAATTTTTTCAGAATAA
- a CDS encoding DEAD/DEAH box helicase family protein, which yields MANTKEAKARIKINKLLEQAGWRFFDNEKGQANISLEPNVKLTQKDIDAFGEDFESTKNGFIDFLLLDEKGFPLVILEAKKEDKNPLDGKEQARKYAHTENARFVILSNGNLHYFWDLERGDPEIITEFPTQESLKHRQDFKPNNQRLADEEVNDDYIALTQNPNFKDDPRYQKEDTREQYLWDENLRILRPYQLKAIHALQKSAEAGNDRFLFEMATGTGKTLISAAVIKLFLRTGNAKRILFLVDRLELEDQAHKNFVRYLSNDFSSVIYKQNRDDWKKAEIVISTVQSLSAQDKYKKLFSPTDFDLIIADESHRAIGGNSRAVFEYFIGYKLGLTATPKDYLKNVDPQKLSQKDPRAWERRQLLDTYTTFGCKNGEPTFRFSLLDGVKEGFLINPIVSDARTDITTELLSEKGYAVMVEDENGTESEETFFQKDFEKKFFSEKTNRVFCQTLIENSLKDPISGEIGKTIVFCVSQKHASKITQTLNQMASQLWPDKYNSDFAVQITSNIADSQQFTINFANNNLNGHTKFLENYKSSKTRICVTVGMMTTGYDCQDILNLALMRPIFSPTDFIQIKGRGTRKFTFEYTDEYGEKHKKPKDHFKFFDFFANCEYFEEKFDYDEILQLPIKQKGTGGEGPVGVDIDEIEVFNPDKVKSLTETPVGIEGMKVDRKLFEKAREELQKDTEVKSAVENEQWDKAVQIMRDKYEDKPQLFLNLEKIRKSENLDRRISWREFLERAFGLIDVFKSKDEKLEEECEKFISIYKPESKYVPHIKNYLKAYVTDEKFREIINKKQFAELNVYAGFTMSEFKELNGWRETVPEYVKDYVPVNVYMR from the coding sequence ATGGCAAATACTAAAGAAGCAAAAGCGCGAATAAAAATAAACAAACTGCTTGAACAAGCAGGCTGGCGATTTTTTGATAATGAAAAAGGACAAGCAAACATTTCGCTTGAACCGAATGTAAAACTTACCCAAAAAGACATTGACGCTTTTGGTGAAGATTTTGAATCCACAAAAAACGGCTTTATTGATTTTTTATTGCTCGATGAAAAAGGTTTCCCGCTCGTTATTCTGGAAGCCAAAAAAGAAGACAAAAACCCACTGGACGGAAAAGAACAAGCCAGAAAATACGCTCACACTGAAAACGCCCGTTTTGTAATTCTCTCAAACGGCAACCTTCATTATTTTTGGGATTTGGAACGAGGCGATCCTGAAATTATCACAGAATTTCCAACGCAAGAATCTTTGAAGCACAGGCAGGATTTTAAGCCCAACAATCAGCGTTTAGCAGACGAGGAAGTCAATGATGATTATATCGCCCTCACGCAAAATCCAAATTTCAAAGACGATCCTCGTTATCAGAAAGAAGATACTCGTGAACAATATCTTTGGGACGAAAATTTGCGAATTTTGCGCCCGTATCAACTCAAAGCAATTCACGCCTTGCAAAAGTCCGCCGAAGCTGGAAATGATCGCTTTCTTTTTGAAATGGCGACAGGCACAGGAAAAACTCTAATTTCCGCCGCCGTTATCAAACTGTTTTTACGAACAGGCAACGCTAAAAGAATTCTGTTTTTGGTTGATCGTTTAGAATTGGAAGACCAAGCCCATAAAAACTTTGTCCGCTATTTGAGCAATGACTTTTCTTCTGTTATTTACAAGCAAAACCGCGACGACTGGAAAAAAGCGGAAATTGTCATTTCAACAGTTCAAAGTCTTTCGGCGCAAGATAAATATAAAAAACTTTTCTCGCCGACTGATTTTGATTTGATTATCGCCGATGAATCACACCGAGCAATAGGCGGAAACTCGCGAGCAGTTTTTGAATATTTTATCGGCTACAAATTGGGCTTAACCGCAACACCGAAAGATTATTTGAAAAATGTTGATCCGCAAAAATTATCACAAAAAGACCCACGAGCTTGGGAAAGACGGCAACTCTTGGACACTTATACGACTTTTGGCTGTAAAAATGGCGAGCCGACTTTCCGTTTCAGTTTGCTTGACGGCGTAAAGGAAGGATTTTTGATCAACCCTATCGTTTCAGACGCGCGAACCGACATCACTACCGAATTGCTATCGGAAAAGGGCTATGCGGTTATGGTTGAAGATGAGAATGGCACAGAAAGTGAAGAAACATTTTTCCAAAAGGATTTTGAAAAGAAATTCTTTTCCGAAAAAACAAATCGCGTCTTTTGCCAGACACTCATTGAAAATTCTCTTAAAGACCCGATAAGCGGTGAAATCGGCAAAACTATTGTCTTTTGCGTCAGTCAAAAGCACGCTTCCAAAATAACGCAAACGCTCAACCAAATGGCGAGCCAACTTTGGCCCGACAAATACAATTCCGATTTTGCCGTGCAAATCACCTCAAATATTGCGGACAGCCAGCAATTCACAATCAATTTTGCCAACAACAACCTAAACGGACACACCAAGTTTTTGGAAAACTACAAATCCAGCAAAACGAGAATTTGCGTAACTGTCGGAATGATGACGACTGGTTATGATTGCCAAGATATTTTGAATCTTGCGCTTATGCGCCCAATCTTTTCGCCGACTGATTTTATTCAGATCAAAGGACGAGGCACAAGAAAATTCACTTTTGAATATACCGACGAATATGGCGAGAAACACAAAAAGCCAAAAGATCATTTCAAATTTTTCGATTTCTTCGCAAACTGCGAATACTTTGAAGAAAAGTTTGATTATGACGAGATTTTGCAATTACCAATCAAACAAAAAGGAACTGGCGGAGAGGGACCTGTCGGCGTTGATATTGATGAAATAGAAGTTTTTAATCCCGACAAAGTAAAATCCCTTACCGAAACGCCTGTCGGAATCGAGGGAATGAAAGTTGATCGCAAACTTTTTGAAAAAGCCCGTGAAGAATTGCAAAAAGACACGGAAGTAAAATCTGCCGTGGAAAATGAGCAATGGGACAAAGCCGTGCAGATTATGCGCGACAAATACGAAGACAAACCGCAATTATTCCTGAATCTTGAAAAAATCCGCAAGAGCGAAAATCTTGATCGCCGTATTTCTTGGCGTGAATTTTTGGAAAGAGCTTTCGGCTTGATTGATGTTTTCAAATCCAAAGACGAAAAACTGGAAGAAGAATGCGAAAAGTTTATCTCAATCTACAAGCCCGAAAGCAAATATGTTCCGCATATCAAAAATTATCTGAAAGCGTATGTTACAGACGAAAAATTTCGCGAGATTATCAACAAAAAACAATTTGCGGAATTGAATGTGTACGCTGGATTTACAATGTCGGAATTTAAGGAATTAAACGGCTGGCGGGAAACTGTCCCTGAATATGTGAAAGACTATGTTCCCGTTAATGTTTATATGAGGTAA
- a CDS encoding helix-turn-helix transcriptional regulator, whose protein sequence is MSNEKSTIGDNIKKYRNKLGISQDQLSKKADLAFHTIAKIEAGSTPNPTIDTVKKIADALGVSLDDLMK, encoded by the coding sequence ATGTCAAACGAAAAATCCACAATTGGCGACAATATAAAGAAATACCGAAACAAGCTCGGCATTTCGCAAGATCAGCTTTCAAAAAAGGCGGATTTGGCTTTTCATACAATCGCCAAGATTGAAGCTGGCTCTACTCCCAACCCCACCATTGATACAGTCAAAAAAATCGCGGACGCCCTCGGCGTTTCCCTTGATGATTTAATGAAATAA
- a CDS encoding ribonuclease HII yields the protein MVVGVDEVGRGPLAGPVVAAAVSFVADNFKELEGRSWWNEITDSKRLSEKKREELSEHIKNNSLYSIAVSSVMEIETINILQGSLLAMRRAVEELQKQGRGLVRGSSVLLVDGRNTIPDLEITQEAIVRGDSIIHSIAAASIIAKVHRDNLMKELGQQFPVYGLDRHKGYGTKFHIEAIKAHGLSPIHRASFCGNIV from the coding sequence ATAGTTGTTGGCGTTGATGAAGTTGGCCGCGGACCGTTAGCAGGGCCGGTAGTTGCTGCAGCGGTGAGTTTTGTTGCAGATAATTTTAAGGAACTTGAAGGGCGATCTTGGTGGAACGAAATTACCGATAGCAAGAGATTGTCGGAGAAGAAGAGGGAAGAGCTAAGCGAACATATAAAAAATAATTCTCTCTACTCCATTGCAGTTAGTTCGGTAATGGAAATTGAAACCATAAATATTTTGCAAGGTAGTTTATTAGCTATGCGTCGCGCGGTCGAGGAATTGCAAAAGCAGGGTAGGGGACTGGTGCGGGGGAGTTCAGTCTTGTTGGTTGACGGCAGAAACACTATTCCGGATTTGGAGATTACTCAGGAGGCGATTGTAAGAGGGGATAGTATCATCCACTCTATCGCCGCCGCTTCTATTATTGCAAAAGTGCACCGCGATAATTTAATGAAGGAGCTGGGCCAGCAATTTCCTGTTTACGGCTTAGACAGGCATAAGGGTTATGGAACTAAATTTCATATCGAAGCGATAAAGGCCCATGGCCTCTCGCCTATACACCGCGCTTCGTTTTGTGGTAATATTGTTTAA